The following nucleotide sequence is from Branchiostoma lanceolatum isolate klBraLanc5 chromosome 18, klBraLanc5.hap2, whole genome shotgun sequence.
CTTTCTCTCGCCGGTTTGTcccacatttaaaaaaattgtctgTGTTTTGTGCCATACAGGCTAAATAGAGCATGGAATCGGTAATGAGAAAATCACCAAGGCAGCCGCAGgccattttatttgttgctgaCAACTCCGCTTCAAATGTTTGTCTAAAACTGTGAAAAGTTGTCAAGCGGTATTCAGATCATTGCTTTCAACTGCTAATTCCTCTTCATAATTTGGCTCTACGTAACAGTGTGTTTAATAGCTGTCTTAAAGCCGTGCTTTAAAGAGGTATTTAGTAAACAATAGTTGAGAAATCACAGCGACTGTTTATACCGATCTTCTCGGCAACCATGAGCTCCAAACACCGCCAACAGATCTTGGCCCGTTCGCAGAGTTTAGACCCACGGACTGGCACGGGAGCAACAACTCCAGGCTCCAGGCTGTTGCTAGGGCCCGGTCAGGCCAGCTCTTCGGCAGCAGGGCTAACATGCCCCCGGCGAAATTTTGTCTCAGTCCCCTGCATGACCATGAAGGACACCTGTCCCGTATGGTAAAAGGCCACTGACCGTCGGGCATCTCTTTCGTTTGACTTGAAATTTTACACTACTGTATTGTTCAAGAGAGAACAAAAGAGCCAtccctgaatgacacacccttctTGAGAGACTATACCGGGTACTCACACTGGCTTCCTCGGCTTCATGTTGCTCTAGAGGCCGATGGCACAACTCAGCCTACCCCTCAGTTTGGAAGCGACTACCACAAAGGCGGGGAAGCGTATCCGCTCACTGTCTTTTCCCTATTTAGGAGTTTTACTCGGTTCTGATTCTGAAATCTTACAATCTCTTCTTTAAATAGAAGTTGTACACTGCGATAAACAAGTGATTTAAATCTAAGCAACCGCGTCTCTTACTAAGACATCTAAATCCCTACACCTGGATGAGCATTTAAATTTCAAAGACCGTGCTTTTGAGGTGAAAaggaaagatagcggatgtCAACTGCGTTTAAATCAGAGCTTTAAATCACTGTATGAAATGATTGATTCTTCTTACGTTACTGTAACGTTGTCGAATTGGTCGTGAGATTTCTTATAGTGCTACATTTTCAATCCTGTTATTTTCTATCGCGCGGCTTTCACAAAGGCTGTGTCAGAACCAACTAGTAGTGTCGTTAAGCATATACGATAACATTTTCTGTCATGATTGAATCGTACGACACACCATCTGCAGTCCCAAGAGTATCATCCACTACTGTGCTAGGAATCACCTATTAACTTTCGTAAACTTGTATTACAACAAATGTGACTGAGAATGAACTCACCGATAGAGATCGCCAGCTGTATCAGCACAACCAGAGCCAGGATCGAGCGGATAGAACGTAACGTGCCCGCCATCTTAGTTCCTCTTCTCAGCAGTCTTGAATCTCTCACTGAACGCGGTAGGTCCTTCTGTACCTCTGCGGGTGTGGTTTCAGCTGTCAGTGTCCCGGAGCTGTTTGTGTGGTTGTTATATACCCACCCTATACACGACCAGTAGGACGTTTGACACTCAAATACTCCACGCCGCTGAGTCACCTAACCACACCcctgttctgtttacgtcaaaTACGTCACCATGAAGGGCGGTTACCAAGACGACGGGTGGATCGGGTATCGTCCTGCAGGTCTTTGATAGGTTGTTGCCACTAACCACAGGCGGATCCGGTTTCATCCTACGGGCCTTTGACAATTGGTTGCCATGACGACGCACGGGTGGTGGTCCGTCAAACACCCCGGTCGAACAGGTTGACAGCAAAGGTCCGGGGTGACCTTTCACCTAGATTAGCATCACAAGGGCTTGTGGGGTCAACGTTTGCCCGAATGAGAGACCATAACTGTTTTGTAATAGACCGGTAATCTTAAATAGACTGATGACTATAGATATTGCAAAAACAAGAGACAAGCGTGACGATATGTTACAATGGGTCAGATCTTACAAGCCAACGTTGTTTTTGACTGGCCTAAAATGAGGATCGATTTATGAATTAttaacagccaaaccaatagataaaataaatcaaatctacCTCTATAAACTATTCCATTGCTTGACCTGATTAAATGGCAATCTctcacaacaaaactttatgaCAAGGCATGATTACACCGTGACGTGCGTTAAAACCTTCAAATTTATGGTCTCTTAATTTGTCTCAAACACAAGCAGAAGTAAATGAGgcaattctttattctttattaaaaattgcaacaagacaatagatagtggagcgccaggcagccaagctgatgttgcggaccacttaacattacaattacattgaagtacaacaataaaatacaatCTTATTTCTTAGTCTGTACACATGACCTTAGCTTGCCCTGAACACAATTTGAAAAAAGTTGCAGCTCCAAGGAGTTATTTTGATATCTATTGGAGATAATGAGAAATAATTctttcattgatgaaaaaaactTTATTCATAAAAATACATTGCGATTTCCATAGACAAGACCCTTACGGCGCAAAGTACACTTCAAATGTTCGACAAAGCACATTTTTTGTTTACAACTACGAAATTCAATGGCAGTGTAGCTTCAGCATTGAAGCTTTTATATAAGTTATCACTTCTATTGCTGCCACCAGTGCACAGGTTTTTAAAGATGACACTCTTTTCAATAATTAATAAAAGATCGATCATTTAATAGACCTTTCGACTTATTTTATGTCCAATGTGTTTATGTACAATTACAACTTATTTCACTGTTGTATTTAAAGCATTTATATATCAACTCGCAGAAAATATTCCAGAATTAAGTTAGTCCTTTGCACTGTAGGAACATGTGGTCATAATCTCCCACAAAATTACAAACGTTACAAGGAAAGCTGGACCCGAAatctaacttttttttctatagaCCTATCTACAAATTTTCATCATGATCCATTCAAAGCTGTGCTGTTCAATTACATACAAAactacatacatacgtacaaacatacaaacgcgACCAAAATTGTAAGTTTCTTGGCGAAGGGAATAAAATTATCTGTTATctattctgtcatatttatccagggtagccctgctcagtggttaccactgcttttcagaggggccctacgtacataaaataactgataatacaaacagaaatatcaacatatagaaataataataatgatcataatgaaaacaatgaaggtaATCTGTCAATCTGCTTTGATCATCAGCTGTGAAGAACTTACTATCGAACAAGATGCTCAACTACGGTGGACGAATGAACATACACTCAGCAATGATGCGATCGCATCCGGCTGACACTCCCTTCCTGCACTGAATTCTTCAGTGTTATCTGAGACAAAACCGGACCCGCATAATTCAGCACCGGGAATCTGACCCCATTCTGTCGCTTCGTGTGTGACGCAttttcacctggcgttttcgtGTAATACCCCTtatcttatgctagggtcacagtTCCTAACCGGAACCCGGCCggactgtttgcgaaaacgaaaaattaaaatgtatgtCCATAAATtggcacaagctatgctcttaaataattttgggtacgttttgtgtttttgctgtcttttatatcatacttttcgttcccaaagactgtccggctgggccccggattagaaatgtgaccctataTATAGCATAACATCAGCCACTCCCGCACCCACAAGAGTGACTAAAGTCGAGGTCTTCATCGACAACGATGTACGAACATCAACATGGCGGCGACAGTTCAGAGACCAAAACCTTTCGTATTAAAGTGTTGTTGAGTTGAGAGACTAAAAACCTTCATAGAATCTAAAAAAATTTCATTGATGTAGATGTGTGCTTTGTACGTTTTGCCGtgtgttctgttttcttttatgttCAATCTATATAAAGACGTAAGTCGTACGCTCAAATGCAACCTGATGATGTTAGATTCCGGAGAAGTTGACCTTCGATGACCCCTCTGATGTTAGCAACTCGGGGGGCTCCCCAGAGGGCTAGGCGGTGAGCTTAAAACTTTCTGTGAAAACAAAATCGTTTATTTAGCTCTTATCTAAATCACTTAGGCTTATCTACCCAAACAACGTTAAATCGCAGTTTTTCATTGAGGTTTTTAACGGATATGATAATACATATCACTATTGGCCACATGCTTATTTCTGTACGCCTTTTTACTGTACCACTATGGGCATACTTATTTCTGTTTCACAAGACTAAACATGTTCTATGTTACAGATTCTATAGTGAGGAGAGGTTTGATGGTGAAGCCAGTTGAATTCAGAGCGGACATCAGGAACCGGAATACGCGTTCTGTTCAAAGTTGGCACAATTCCTCATTATTTAATATCCAATATATGTGCCTTTCTCCGTTTCTCTTTTCTGCACGGGAGTGCACCAGCGCGCCTCTTTACTTTACCACCTTGGTCATACTTACCGTTAACTACCGCCACTATTTCCACAGAAGACATGGTATATGTAAAAGACGAGCAATGTGCTGTAAACATTGgcttctttgttcagttcagAGATAActacttgtgcttgtacaatttgtataagtacaatatgatgttgacaaTACCAGTGTTCTTATAAATCCAGTTTTGCAATGTCAAACTGTATTTTTTATCACTTTGACCAAACCAAAAGGGGGAATCCCTACTTGCCGACCGTAACcggaacacatttttttttcctttggccTTACCGTTAACTTTGGAGCCACTCTTTCCACAGCAGACATGGTATATGTAGCAGACGAACACTACAACAATGCCGACAGTACAAATCACACCGAAGACAATACCGGGTGTTCCTGTCcctaaaaaatacaaaataatgtaaagACGGGTTACGATCGATATTCAGAGCAATATCTACGTACTGTATACGTAGACAATATCTCAGTATACGTGACaaaaactttacatttggaaccgcatctGTAACActgtagcagcgacacctagctgcagtgcaaagtataACAAGTCTTATACCTTGAGGAAATGAtcactgaaacgtcggctcttgtgaATATCTGGTCATGAATAAAGAACGTTGTTATTTTAGTCCATAAGGTCTCATTCAAGTATCATTCTTTAAACAGAGATTGTATGCATTGAAGTTGTTGCCATTTTTTACATGACTTATAGTAAATGATCTCAACTTAGAATCATAACGATGGTACATTTCTTATAGCCTTATTACGAACgcacccatgtaaaacacgtattatagcACGTAAGCCTATGggacgaaaaaaaaactcattaaTGAGACCATAAGTAGTCCGTTACCTGGTTCTACGTTGAAGGCAGAGGCAATGGTCCCGCCCAGGCCAACCATGCAGCCGAGAGAGAACTGGAATATCATGAAGGTACAGGGCACCTCTATTTCATCGCCTGAAAAGCAACATTTTGTACACGTTACTCAAGAAATATAAGTACAGCATAGTCTTCTTAATATTCTCTTGATattgtaatgcatttagccctctgctgggcatgaatatgcaataaactttattgtcattgtcattatataaGCGGGGAGCGGAGGGGTCCTATACGCTCTCTCAATTTGTTCCCTTTGTTCACAGATCAAGACTATGGAATGATTaaaaaatatcttaaaattTACTGGGAACAGGGATATTTTGGAAAAGGGCTCCTTTTGGAATGCATATAAACCCCAGCATTGGTCCTATTTCCAAAGAGGGGCCCTGCCCAGACCGGGCAGCCTATgggaactaaaaaaaaatgacctgaaagacaacaaagaacAGATTAAAGTTTTACATGAATGATAGATCTAGAGGTGATTTCATTTCAATAACATTTTGACCTAAAAgaatactcctaaccatatcttgtgtattcttgatatgcacattttttctatttttcgttttcgcaaacagcccaaCAGGGACCCGGGTTgaaaatgggaccaaagcattcaGTCTTCGTTTTATAACAAACTTACCCATGTTCTTCTTACAACAGTATTGGAATAGGAAAGTAGCTGACACGACGTTAAAGCAGGCCGCAATGGAAGCCTGGGTGACGATCAGGTTGAATCCATTGTTGGGCGGCAGACACTCTACTATGATGACAATGATCGCCAGCACACACCCAACCAGCGGGCCGATGATGCTACCATACTTCACCACAGCTTTTGCTTCTGCAGgagagaaaaaagaagaagtggACTGACTAAAGACATAAattgaaacaaacaagagttcaggGACTTTGTACCTTCGTGAAAAAGAACAGGCTCTTTAAACTTCCGATACGAAGTCCAAAATTGCGTCTAAATTTAGCTCCTAACcagcgaccccccccccctctctcactggacctgcggtacgctggcggcgtcgctgcgtcttaTACTGGATTTATTctaccattgactttataatgggaatatcattcaaaagtattaatagtacacacacaaaaagacaaGAAGACACAATgcttgaaaagattcgttttttgtcagTGAAAGTCGCTGAGTGTTTTGTCAAAACGATCGGCCGcagccagcgtgccgcgggtccagtgagagggaagCCTTACAGCTACTCGTTCACCTACACATCTCCTAGCACTTTTCAGCGGGTCTAAGGCCATTTGGCGAAAGAACCTTTGTAAATTTCTCCTATcgtttgatttattttattaGTCAAGCATAATCTTTCTTTGTACAATAttatcaaacaaacagaaaataaaatcGTTGATGAATTTTGGACATCTAAGTaatgagatacgccaaaaagaaTTACTCAAAcaagtggataaaattctgaAGCTTTTGAAaatcttgaattttcaaaaaggtTTTAtacagttacttgagtaactcttTTTGGCGTAGAAAATGAAAACGACTTACGACGCATCTCTGCCGCCAGAACGGTAGCCGTCACGATGAGGGCCCACAAAGAAATACATTCAAACACGATCAAATTTTCCACTCGTGTAGCAGCCCTTGGATCTGAAAACACAAAATACGACAAGAGATCACAACAAATTCTGTCGGCGATTCCATTATCACAGAAATAGACAATATGCGCCCTCTGGtcgaacatacagaaactgcagctAAGACACACGAAAACActcacgcacatacatacacacacataaacatacactcaaacacacacac
It contains:
- the LOC136424067 gene encoding uncharacterized protein; protein product: MTGLTARSLFVGVVLVVLLPLTPSAQTTAPVTVETTAGTDPRAATRVENLIVFECISLWALIVTATVLAAEMRQAKAVVKYGSIIGPLVGCVLAIIVIIVECLPPNNGFNLIVTQASIAACFNVVSATFLFQYCCKKNMGDEIEVPCTFMIFQFSLGCMVGLGGTIASAFNVEPGTGTPGIVFGVICTVGIVVVFVCYIYHVCCGKSGSKVNESFKLTA